In Alicyclobacillus macrosporangiidus CPP55, a single window of DNA contains:
- the alr gene encoding alanine racemase — translation MKNSTVEETQTGPGGRWRDTWAEVDLGAIMENVRSIRRHIRRPAGPGGHTEPGPKLMAVVKADAYGHGAVPVARAALAAGADWLGVATLGEAMELREAGLRAPILVLGYVDAQHAPIAADAGVTLTIASLTHAFALAETALSQPLSVHLKLDSGMSRIGVRTGEEVHQVAAALNGTPVRVTGAFTHFARADEADLAPALEQWERAQPLFDAVRSRWPADALLLHAANSAAILALPAAHLDMVRLGISLYGVYPSGEVARTVPLRQAMRLYTRVVQVKRVPAGTAVSYGGTHVTEAPAVLATLPIGYADGLLRALSNRGYVQIRGARCPMVGRVCMDQVVVDATAVPDIQEGDVATVYDEHSLADLADRAGTIPYELLCAISRRVPRVYRQPE, via the coding sequence ATGAAGAACAGCACTGTAGAGGAGACCCAGACCGGTCCCGGCGGCCGTTGGCGGGACACCTGGGCCGAGGTGGACCTGGGTGCCATTATGGAAAACGTGCGATCGATCCGCCGTCACATTCGCCGCCCTGCCGGCCCCGGTGGCCACACCGAGCCCGGTCCGAAGCTCATGGCGGTGGTCAAGGCGGACGCCTACGGGCACGGCGCCGTGCCGGTCGCCCGAGCTGCGCTGGCCGCCGGGGCCGATTGGCTCGGCGTGGCCACGCTGGGTGAAGCGATGGAGTTGCGTGAGGCGGGCCTCCGCGCCCCGATCCTGGTGCTCGGCTACGTCGATGCGCAGCACGCGCCCATCGCGGCGGACGCTGGCGTCACGCTGACCATCGCCTCCCTGACGCACGCCTTCGCCCTGGCCGAGACGGCGCTTTCGCAGCCCCTGTCGGTGCACCTGAAGCTCGACAGCGGCATGAGCCGCATTGGCGTGCGCACGGGGGAGGAGGTGCACCAGGTCGCTGCTGCTCTCAACGGTACGCCCGTGCGCGTGACAGGCGCCTTCACCCACTTCGCCCGCGCGGACGAGGCGGACCTCGCCCCGGCCCTGGAGCAGTGGGAGCGGGCGCAACCTCTGTTCGACGCGGTTCGATCCCGCTGGCCCGCCGATGCCCTCCTCCTGCACGCCGCCAACTCGGCGGCCATCCTGGCGTTGCCCGCCGCGCATCTGGACATGGTGCGGCTCGGCATCAGCCTGTACGGCGTGTATCCGTCGGGCGAGGTGGCGCGCACCGTGCCGCTGCGGCAGGCCATGCGCCTGTACACGCGGGTGGTCCAGGTCAAGCGCGTCCCGGCCGGAACGGCGGTGAGCTACGGCGGCACCCACGTGACCGAGGCGCCGGCGGTGCTGGCCACGTTGCCCATCGGCTATGCGGACGGGCTGCTGCGCGCGCTCTCGAACCGCGGGTATGTCCAGATCCGCGGCGCCCGCTGCCCGATGGTGGGGCGGGTGTGCATGGACCAGGTGGTGGTGGACGCGACGGCGGTGCCGGACATTCAGGAGGGCGACGTGGCGACGGTGTACGACGAGCACTCTCTGGCCGATCTCGCGGATCGCGCGGGCACCATCCCGTACGAGTTGCTCTGTGCCATCTCGCGGCGCGTCCCGCGCGTCTACCGCCAACCCGAGTGA
- a CDS encoding M20 family metallo-hydrolase, producing the protein MGAEPVHRHVSQADACARPREVAPSASGSSWLADQIAQFARFGAEEGGGVTRLAYSDADVQARRWFLRLCREMDLDVRIDPVGNIIARRPGLAPDLPAVAMGSHLDTVIRGGHYDGVLGVVAALDVIRRLQQRRIQTVHPLEVMVFAAEESTRFGVATIGSKAMAGLLDADRAAGWRDREGRTFAEVLAARGLDLRAAPSARRTEGELRAFLELHIEQGPELEASGFQIGVVHAIAAPTRLRVRVEGTPGHSGTTPMTLRQDALAAAAEVVLAVERLARAETEHRSVGTVGVLQAEPGSPNTIPGRVEMVAEFRSVDAEAKRKLVAQLMHEIHEIEHARGVRAEVEVLSDESPVRLDGDIRRCIARVCAGRGIRWQEMASGAGHDAMNMARLCPAGLVFIPCRDGISHHPDEYARERDMQTGVDVLLDTVLALAGARQEGQP; encoded by the coding sequence ATGGGGGCGGAACCTGTGCACCGGCATGTTTCGCAGGCGGATGCATGTGCGCGGCCCAGGGAAGTGGCACCCAGCGCCAGCGGATCCTCTTGGCTGGCTGATCAGATCGCCCAATTCGCCCGCTTCGGGGCGGAGGAGGGCGGCGGGGTGACGCGGCTCGCGTATTCCGACGCGGATGTGCAGGCCAGGCGCTGGTTTCTCCGCCTGTGCCGGGAGATGGACTTGGACGTCCGGATCGATCCGGTGGGAAACATCATCGCACGCCGTCCGGGCCTGGCACCGGACCTCCCGGCGGTGGCGATGGGATCTCACCTCGACACAGTCATCCGGGGTGGCCATTACGACGGGGTGCTCGGGGTGGTGGCGGCGCTCGACGTCATTCGGCGGTTGCAGCAGCGGCGCATCCAGACCGTCCACCCGCTCGAGGTGATGGTGTTCGCGGCGGAGGAGTCGACCCGGTTCGGCGTGGCCACCATCGGCAGCAAGGCGATGGCGGGGCTTTTGGATGCAGACCGGGCGGCGGGCTGGCGGGACCGGGAAGGCCGGACGTTTGCTGAGGTGTTGGCGGCCAGGGGGCTGGACCTGCGTGCGGCGCCGTCCGCGCGGCGGACGGAAGGGGAGCTGCGGGCGTTTTTGGAACTGCACATCGAACAGGGGCCGGAGCTGGAGGCCTCCGGGTTCCAGATCGGCGTCGTGCACGCCATCGCGGCCCCGACCCGGCTGCGCGTCCGCGTGGAGGGGACACCGGGCCACTCCGGCACCACGCCCATGACGTTGCGCCAGGACGCCCTGGCCGCGGCCGCCGAGGTGGTGCTGGCGGTGGAACGCTTGGCGCGGGCGGAGACCGAGCACCGGTCGGTGGGCACCGTCGGGGTCCTGCAGGCGGAACCGGGATCGCCCAACACCATTCCGGGTCGGGTCGAGATGGTGGCGGAGTTCCGGAGCGTCGACGCGGAGGCGAAGCGCAAACTGGTGGCGCAACTGATGCACGAGATCCATGAGATCGAACACGCCCGCGGCGTGCGGGCCGAGGTGGAGGTCCTGAGCGACGAATCACCGGTCCGGTTGGACGGGGACATCCGCCGATGCATCGCGCGGGTGTGTGCCGGCCGGGGCATTCGGTGGCAGGAGATGGCCAGCGGGGCCGGGCACGACGCGATGAACATGGCGCGCCTGTGCCCTGCCGGATTGGTGTTCATCCCCTGCCGCGACGGGATCAGCCACCACCCGGACGAGTACGCGCGGGAAAGAGACATGCAAACAGGGGTAGACGTGCTGTTGGATACGGTGTTGGCTTTGGCGGGAGCGCGTCAGGAGGGACAGCCATGA
- a CDS encoding MFS transporter — MSEPVLQVRDAARAVEEGLNRYHWKTLWSSMAGYAMDGLDLMVLSYVLSLVMKDLHLTSAQAGSISTITLMGSVLGGYLFGILADIYGRVRTFAYSILIFSIFTGLTAFVHNLFWFDVTRFIAGIGLGGEFGIGMTLVSEAWPKTHRSRATSVVAIGFQFGMIIALLCSMVFVPRFGWQSAFLIGALPALFAWWSRRNLEEPEIWRQRQARGGDKAFPLAKLFDSPRRAGITIGLVIMTSVQNFGFYGIMTWLPTMLAKQLGFSFNKSLTWTLVTILGMMTGILLFGQLSDRWGRKPSYLVFQFGSALIVWLFFHQSSPSVLLVLGFLMGFLVDGMMGGYGASMAEHYPTEARSTAENFIFNTGRAVGGFGPYVIGSLAMYHSLSWAMGLLSAIYILAALAVIFLVPESKNKALA, encoded by the coding sequence GTGTCTGAACCCGTACTCCAAGTGCGCGATGCGGCGCGAGCGGTGGAGGAAGGGCTGAACCGCTACCACTGGAAGACGCTGTGGTCCTCGATGGCGGGCTACGCCATGGATGGGCTGGACCTGATGGTGCTGTCTTACGTGTTGTCCTTGGTGATGAAAGACCTTCACCTGACCTCGGCGCAGGCGGGCAGCATCTCGACCATCACCTTGATGGGGTCGGTGTTGGGGGGATACCTGTTCGGAATTCTCGCCGACATCTACGGGCGCGTGCGGACGTTTGCCTACAGCATTCTCATTTTCTCCATCTTCACCGGGTTGACCGCATTCGTCCACAACCTGTTCTGGTTCGATGTGACGCGCTTTATCGCCGGGATTGGGCTCGGCGGAGAGTTCGGCATCGGCATGACGCTGGTCAGCGAGGCCTGGCCGAAGACGCACCGGTCACGCGCGACGTCGGTGGTGGCCATCGGGTTTCAATTCGGCATGATCATCGCATTGTTGTGCTCGATGGTGTTCGTACCCCGGTTCGGGTGGCAGAGTGCGTTCTTGATTGGGGCTCTGCCTGCCCTGTTCGCCTGGTGGAGCCGGCGTAACCTGGAGGAGCCGGAGATCTGGCGGCAGCGCCAGGCGCGCGGCGGCGACAAGGCGTTCCCGTTGGCCAAGTTGTTCGACTCTCCGCGCCGGGCGGGGATCACCATCGGCCTGGTGATCATGACGAGCGTGCAGAACTTCGGATTTTACGGCATCATGACCTGGCTGCCGACCATGCTGGCCAAGCAGCTCGGCTTTTCGTTCAACAAATCCCTCACCTGGACCCTGGTCACCATCCTCGGGATGATGACGGGAATCCTGTTGTTCGGCCAGCTGTCCGACCGCTGGGGGCGAAAGCCGTCCTATCTGGTGTTCCAGTTCGGCTCCGCGCTGATTGTCTGGTTGTTCTTCCACCAGAGCAGTCCCAGCGTCCTCCTGGTGCTCGGTTTTCTGATGGGATTCTTGGTCGACGGCATGATGGGCGGATACGGCGCCAGCATGGCGGAACATTATCCGACCGAGGCACGGTCGACTGCCGAGAACTTCATCTTCAACACCGGCCGCGCGGTGGGCGGTTTTGGACCGTACGTGATCGGCTCTCTCGCGATGTATCACTCCCTCAGCTGGGCGATGGGGCTGTTGTCCGCCATCTACATCCTGGCGGCGCTGGCGGTGATCTTTCTCGTGCCGGAGTCCAAAAACAAGGCGCTGGCGTGA
- a CDS encoding peptidoglycan D,D-transpeptidase FtsI family protein: MARSRLRKAKAGKPEKPVERSLTWRANFLYGMTFIACLSLILRLGYLQIARGEEFRQTAATAREDTIPVLPARGRIYDANGNLLAYDKPAYALYLANDRSLKPQFPAIAAKLAPVLKVKESDLLETMQKQTYLSQIQLATGLTDQQLAWVEEHRSDLPGVDVMVESQRTYPYGVLAGQVLGYTGPITQDTYNHYVNDLHYLQTQKVGVAGLELQYESVLQGQKGKQIVQVNSNGNPIQTLDYDPAPVPGANLQLTLDGHLQAIAQQALMDAVEKSKYSQYIHDAEAVVLDVKTGGVLAMASYPYLDPNWYIGGSKTLNPHLHYLASSGAQLNNVIQSPRTPGSTVKMANLVTALKTGVVSPDTVFQDHTITRIGADARLSDNGEYHGLVTPVKAIAVSCDTFFYEVGLWLGKWMGADASSGGGFTGASSYRQWLNTQFARGITTLFQGERDFGLGAKTGIDLPGEVAGRFYVEDSRKQMQRVQLDLDKAEQSLQKNGSYPMYGSPVDLAFAGIGQTQQFTPIELAQYAATIANNGVRLQPHLLAKIIPQDGSPPEVFKPVVQAKLNIPTQYLQIVQEGMHEATTVGTAAGAFQGAPYQAAGKTGTAQITEGGVPMDNSVFVGYAPFDNPQIAICVMIPGAGYGADAAAPVARQLMDAYFQEHHQFFPKEQWQDTQIPADYKQWSSYVKPEQAQ, encoded by the coding sequence ATGGCGAGATCGAGGCTGAGAAAGGCGAAGGCGGGCAAGCCGGAGAAACCCGTCGAGCGCTCTCTGACGTGGCGGGCGAACTTCCTCTACGGGATGACGTTTATAGCCTGCCTGTCGCTGATCTTGCGCTTAGGCTACCTGCAGATCGCGCGCGGTGAAGAGTTCCGCCAGACGGCGGCCACCGCCCGCGAGGACACCATCCCGGTGCTGCCGGCCCGGGGGCGCATCTACGACGCGAACGGCAACCTGCTCGCGTACGACAAGCCAGCGTACGCCCTCTATCTGGCCAACGACCGATCGCTCAAGCCACAGTTTCCGGCCATCGCCGCCAAACTGGCACCGGTTCTGAAGGTCAAGGAGAGCGATCTGCTCGAGACCATGCAAAAACAGACGTACCTGTCGCAGATCCAGCTGGCGACGGGGTTGACGGACCAGCAGCTGGCGTGGGTGGAAGAGCACCGCTCGGACCTGCCGGGCGTCGACGTCATGGTGGAGTCGCAGCGGACCTATCCCTACGGGGTGCTGGCTGGACAGGTGCTCGGGTACACGGGCCCGATCACGCAGGATACGTACAACCACTACGTGAATGACTTGCATTACCTGCAGACGCAGAAAGTCGGTGTTGCCGGTCTGGAGTTGCAGTATGAGAGCGTTCTGCAGGGCCAGAAGGGCAAGCAGATCGTCCAGGTCAACAGCAACGGCAATCCCATTCAGACGCTGGACTATGACCCGGCGCCGGTGCCGGGGGCGAACCTGCAACTGACGCTGGACGGCCACCTGCAGGCCATCGCTCAGCAGGCGTTAATGGATGCTGTTGAAAAGTCAAAGTACAGCCAATACATCCACGACGCGGAGGCGGTCGTGCTCGACGTGAAGACGGGCGGCGTGCTGGCGATGGCCAGCTATCCTTACCTCGATCCCAACTGGTACATTGGCGGATCGAAGACGCTCAACCCGCACCTGCACTATCTCGCGTCGTCGGGGGCGCAGCTGAACAACGTGATCCAGAGCCCGCGCACGCCTGGATCGACCGTCAAGATGGCGAACCTGGTGACCGCGCTGAAGACGGGCGTGGTGAGCCCGGACACGGTGTTTCAGGACCACACCATTACCCGCATCGGCGCGGACGCGCGCCTCAGCGACAACGGCGAGTACCACGGACTGGTGACGCCGGTCAAGGCGATCGCGGTGTCCTGCGACACCTTCTTCTACGAGGTGGGCCTGTGGCTCGGCAAGTGGATGGGTGCCGACGCGTCGAGCGGCGGCGGCTTTACGGGGGCGTCGTCGTACCGGCAGTGGCTCAACACCCAGTTCGCCCGCGGCATCACCACCCTCTTTCAGGGGGAGCGGGATTTCGGGCTGGGGGCCAAGACGGGGATCGACCTTCCGGGTGAGGTGGCGGGCCGCTTTTACGTGGAGGATTCCCGCAAGCAGATGCAGCGCGTTCAGCTGGACCTGGACAAGGCGGAGCAGTCGTTGCAGAAAAACGGCAGCTACCCGATGTACGGCTCCCCGGTCGACCTGGCGTTCGCGGGCATCGGGCAGACGCAGCAGTTCACGCCGATTGAGCTCGCGCAGTACGCGGCCACCATCGCCAACAACGGCGTGCGATTGCAGCCGCATCTGCTGGCGAAGATCATCCCGCAGGACGGGAGCCCGCCGGAGGTGTTCAAGCCGGTGGTGCAGGCGAAGCTGAACATCCCAACGCAGTACTTGCAGATTGTGCAGGAGGGCATGCACGAGGCGACTACCGTCGGGACGGCGGCAGGGGCGTTCCAGGGGGCACCGTATCAGGCGGCGGGCAAGACGGGGACCGCCCAGATCACGGAGGGCGGTGTGCCCATGGACAACTCGGTGTTCGTCGGCTACGCGCCGTTCGATAACCCGCAAATTGCGATTTGCGTCATGATCCCGGGTGCTGGTTACGGCGCGGATGCGGCGGCGCCGGTGGCACGCCAGCTGATGGACGCTTACTTCCAGGAGCACCACCAGTTCTTCCCGAAAGAACAGTGGCAGGACACCCAAATCCCGGCGGACTACAAGCAGTGGTCCTCGTACGTCAAGCCGGAGCAGGCGCAGTGA
- a CDS encoding dihydroorotate dehydrogenase yields MSGIDMTVELGGLRLKNPVMPASGTFAEELTHVLDISRFGAVVTKSVTPEARLGNPGPRVAETAAGMINAVGIQSKGADAFLAHTVPFYRRFDVPLIASISAETADQFAALAAKLSVDGVAALEVNISCPNLEDDGRSFAMDPGQTARVLEKIRRVTDLPLFAKLTPNTGDIVAVALAAEQAGADAVVIANTILAMAIDVETRRPKVGNGMGGLSGPAIKPIIVRMVYQAARRLRVPIIGCGGICSAEDAIEYMLAGATAVQVGTYTFLQPAGMLDILAGMEAYALRHGVTRIRDLVGAVEWPTRREQVSTNSSDRLGGGGGIMACGV; encoded by the coding sequence GTGAGCGGGATCGACATGACGGTGGAGCTGGGCGGGCTGCGGTTGAAAAATCCGGTGATGCCCGCGTCCGGGACGTTCGCGGAAGAATTGACGCACGTCCTCGACATCTCCCGCTTCGGGGCGGTCGTGACCAAAAGCGTGACGCCGGAAGCCAGGCTGGGCAATCCGGGACCGCGCGTGGCCGAAACGGCTGCCGGGATGATCAACGCGGTGGGGATCCAGAGCAAAGGGGCGGACGCCTTCCTCGCCCACACGGTGCCGTTCTACCGGCGGTTCGATGTGCCGCTCATCGCGAGCATCTCGGCGGAGACCGCGGACCAGTTCGCCGCCTTGGCGGCGAAGCTGTCCGTTGACGGGGTGGCCGCCCTGGAGGTGAACATCTCGTGTCCCAACCTGGAAGATGACGGCCGCTCGTTCGCCATGGACCCGGGGCAGACGGCACGCGTGTTGGAGAAGATCAGGCGGGTGACGGATCTGCCGCTCTTCGCCAAGCTGACGCCCAACACCGGGGACATCGTGGCGGTCGCGCTCGCGGCGGAGCAGGCGGGGGCGGACGCCGTCGTGATCGCCAACACCATTCTCGCCATGGCCATCGATGTGGAGACTCGCCGTCCCAAGGTCGGGAACGGGATGGGGGGCTTGTCGGGGCCAGCCATCAAACCGATCATCGTGCGCATGGTGTACCAGGCGGCCCGACGGTTGCGCGTCCCCATCATCGGCTGCGGTGGCATCTGCAGCGCGGAAGACGCCATCGAGTACATGCTGGCGGGCGCGACGGCGGTGCAGGTGGGCACGTACACGTTTTTGCAACCGGCGGGAATGCTGGACATCCTCGCTGGGATGGAAGCGTACGCGTTGCGGCACGGGGTGACGCGGATCCGCGATCTGGTCGGCGCGGTGGAATGGCCGACGCGGCGTGAACAGGTTTCCACAAATTCTTCGGACCGATTGGGAGGCGGAGGCGGTATAATGGCCTGTGGAGTGTGA
- a CDS encoding dihydroorotate dehydrogenase electron transfer subunit has protein sequence MMQVQAIVLGNDWVNRRYKHMSVYAPQVAGLCQAGQFFHIRCSDDVTPLLRRPMSIYRYEPERGEVHFLYHVKGQGTQWLAARKPGDAVDLFGPLGRGFWIRPGWRRILVLARGVGLATLAPVARMAQEQGIGTIAVLSARTAEDVLSKDEMERFGARVMVVLDEDGTSEVAAVERLVREVVERERVDALFTCGSRRLTRLLQRVARDTGLPGQVALEENMGCGLGMCFCCVRPFWRGGERVNLRVCADGPVFDLSEVLEA, from the coding sequence ATGATGCAGGTGCAGGCCATCGTGCTGGGGAACGACTGGGTGAATCGCCGGTACAAGCACATGTCCGTGTATGCGCCGCAGGTGGCCGGGCTGTGTCAAGCCGGGCAGTTTTTCCACATCCGCTGCTCCGACGACGTGACGCCCCTGCTCCGCCGCCCGATGAGCATCTACCGGTACGAACCGGAGCGGGGAGAGGTCCACTTCCTCTACCATGTGAAAGGGCAGGGCACGCAATGGCTGGCCGCCCGCAAGCCGGGTGACGCGGTGGACCTGTTCGGGCCGCTCGGGCGGGGTTTTTGGATCCGTCCCGGTTGGCGGCGCATCCTCGTCCTGGCGCGGGGGGTGGGGCTCGCCACGCTGGCGCCTGTGGCCCGCATGGCCCAGGAGCAAGGCATCGGGACCATCGCTGTGTTGAGTGCGCGCACGGCGGAGGATGTGTTGTCCAAGGACGAGATGGAGCGGTTCGGGGCGCGCGTGATGGTGGTCCTGGACGAGGACGGGACGAGTGAGGTGGCAGCGGTGGAGCGGCTGGTGCGCGAAGTGGTGGAACGGGAGCGCGTGGATGCGCTGTTCACCTGCGGGTCGCGCCGCCTGACGCGGCTGCTGCAACGCGTGGCGCGGGACACCGGGCTGCCAGGGCAGGTGGCCCTGGAAGAGAACATGGGTTGCGGATTGGGCATGTGTTTTTGCTGCGTGCGGCCGTTTTGGCGCGGCGGTGAGCGCGTGAACCTGCGGGTGTGCGCGGACGGCCCCGTGTTCGATCTGAGCGAGGTGTTGGAGGCGTGA
- a CDS encoding dihydroorotase, producing the protein MRICIRGGWVVDPKRAQGYQADVLLEGDRITAIAPDLDAPGAADVDARGCYVTPGLVDIHVHLRDPGFPDKETIASGSRAAAAGGVTSVVCMPNTRPAIDHPDVVRYVKETAAAASVVRVYPAGAMTKGQQGTEMTDFRALAEAGVVTFTEDGKSVMDPLVLMQAFTAAAELGMPITSHCEDHHLVRTGAMHRGWVSERLGDPGIPALAEDLIVARDILFAQHTGARLHIQHVTTESAVQLIREAKARGVKVTAEATPHHFSLTHEVLLEHGALAKVNPPLRTQRDVDAVVAGLMDGTIDAIATDHAPHTWEEKQQGLAAAPFGFVGLETLVGVTFTHLVHTGKLSVPEVIAKLTVNPARIMGLPEPRLEAGAVADVTVIDPNLEWVVDPTSFETRAKHSPMAGMRLRGKPVYTFVGGRMVYAHGRGILS; encoded by the coding sequence ATGAGGATCTGCATTCGCGGCGGTTGGGTGGTGGACCCGAAGCGAGCCCAGGGGTACCAGGCGGACGTGTTGTTGGAGGGGGATCGCATCACGGCGATCGCGCCGGACCTGGACGCCCCGGGGGCGGCGGATGTAGACGCGCGCGGGTGTTACGTCACGCCCGGGCTGGTGGACATCCACGTCCACCTGCGCGATCCCGGCTTCCCCGACAAGGAGACGATTGCCAGCGGGTCGCGGGCGGCCGCGGCGGGTGGCGTGACGAGCGTGGTGTGTATGCCGAACACCCGTCCGGCCATCGATCACCCGGACGTGGTGAGATATGTGAAGGAAACCGCCGCCGCGGCGTCGGTGGTGCGGGTGTACCCGGCCGGCGCCATGACGAAGGGCCAGCAGGGGACGGAGATGACCGATTTTCGGGCGCTGGCCGAAGCCGGCGTGGTGACCTTCACGGAAGACGGCAAGTCCGTGATGGATCCCCTCGTGTTGATGCAGGCGTTCACAGCCGCCGCCGAGCTGGGGATGCCCATCACCTCCCACTGCGAGGACCATCACCTGGTGCGAACCGGGGCGATGCATCGCGGGTGGGTCAGCGAACGCCTCGGGGACCCCGGCATTCCGGCGCTGGCGGAAGACCTGATTGTGGCGCGGGACATTCTGTTCGCGCAACACACTGGGGCACGCCTGCACATTCAGCACGTGACGACGGAGTCGGCGGTGCAGCTGATCCGGGAAGCCAAGGCCCGCGGCGTGAAGGTCACGGCAGAGGCCACGCCGCACCACTTCTCGCTGACCCACGAGGTGTTGCTCGAACACGGGGCGCTCGCGAAGGTGAATCCGCCCCTGCGGACCCAGCGGGATGTCGACGCCGTGGTCGCCGGGCTGATGGACGGCACCATCGACGCCATCGCCACCGATCACGCGCCGCACACCTGGGAAGAGAAGCAGCAGGGGCTGGCCGCCGCGCCGTTCGGATTTGTCGGCTTGGAGACGCTGGTCGGCGTGACGTTTACCCACCTCGTCCATACGGGGAAACTGTCCGTGCCCGAGGTGATCGCCAAATTGACCGTGAATCCGGCGCGAATCATGGGCCTGCCGGAACCTCGGCTGGAGGCGGGGGCGGTGGCGGACGTCACCGTGATCGATCCGAACCTGGAGTGGGTGGTCGATCCCACTTCCTTCGAAACCCGCGCCAAACACAGCCCGATGGCCGGCATGCGCCTGCGCGGGAAACCGGTGTACACGTTCGTCGGCGGGCGGATGGTGTACGCCCACGGGCGGGGGATCCTGTCATGA
- a CDS encoding PucR family transcriptional regulator codes for MGVSVREALEVGGLRRCRVVAGRAGLDREIQYVTVMEVPDIIRWLKGSDLLLTSLYAVKDRSSALHRLVEDLAANGTAALAVKPQYFAGQVPDEILQAGERLGFPILEIPQDVSYLDIITPLMETIFQRDRQLRDDLEEEFFKWITELAMDGQNSAAILGAMREWMGNQVTLETVFAPAPEVEPLGIEARRALLEARRSLPMTRRLAGRPTACIVTPIILHRELQGCVTCWETERPFQPSDVYVLERVAPLFSLEILKLATELDVERRHQEGFLSDLLVGYRYSPAQIREKEVRYGWNLSQPFVVISIAASDMRDGARSAEDEATGPVDEAVVRTVQRFTRAHAPSAIAVSRFDAVVVLFPQACADGDPLVQAARSFAERLSRHLHDVLPEWRFTLGVSRPYAGASGIAEGYREASHAARLGHTAWSTPSVIAYAELGVYRFLREAGDWEEMRRFEEETVGRLAAYDQRHQGELLKTLAAYLAHNCNLSETADALFIHTNTLKYRLKRIEEITGRSLADAEGRLQLHLGMKIRALLDAEG; via the coding sequence ATGGGCGTCTCGGTGCGCGAAGCGTTGGAGGTCGGGGGTCTCCGCCGGTGCCGGGTGGTGGCTGGTCGGGCGGGGTTGGATCGGGAGATCCAGTACGTGACGGTGATGGAGGTCCCGGACATCATCCGCTGGTTGAAGGGGTCGGATCTTCTGCTGACCAGTCTGTACGCGGTGAAGGACCGTTCTTCCGCTTTGCATCGGCTTGTGGAGGACCTTGCGGCCAACGGGACCGCGGCGCTCGCCGTCAAACCCCAGTACTTCGCCGGACAGGTGCCGGATGAGATCCTGCAGGCGGGGGAGCGGCTCGGCTTCCCGATTCTCGAGATTCCTCAGGATGTCTCCTACCTGGACATCATCACGCCGCTGATGGAGACGATCTTCCAACGGGATCGACAGCTCCGGGACGATTTGGAGGAGGAGTTCTTTAAATGGATCACGGAGCTGGCCATGGACGGGCAGAATTCGGCCGCGATCCTCGGTGCGATGCGGGAGTGGATGGGTAACCAGGTGACGCTGGAGACGGTGTTCGCACCTGCACCGGAGGTGGAGCCGCTGGGGATAGAGGCACGCCGAGCGCTGTTGGAAGCCCGTCGTTCATTGCCGATGACCCGCCGCCTGGCCGGCCGGCCGACCGCCTGCATCGTGACGCCCATCATCCTGCACCGTGAACTGCAAGGGTGTGTGACGTGCTGGGAGACAGAGCGCCCATTCCAACCTTCAGATGTATATGTGCTGGAGCGGGTGGCCCCGCTGTTCTCACTGGAGATCCTGAAGCTCGCCACGGAGCTGGACGTCGAGCGGCGCCACCAGGAAGGCTTTCTGTCCGACCTGCTCGTCGGGTATCGGTATTCGCCGGCGCAGATCCGTGAGAAAGAGGTCCGCTACGGTTGGAATCTGTCACAACCGTTCGTCGTCATCTCCATCGCCGCGTCGGATATGAGGGATGGCGCCCGCTCTGCGGAAGACGAGGCAACGGGGCCGGTGGACGAGGCGGTGGTGCGGACGGTGCAGCGGTTCACCCGTGCGCATGCGCCGTCCGCGATCGCGGTGTCGAGGTTCGACGCGGTGGTGGTCCTGTTCCCGCAGGCGTGTGCGGACGGCGACCCGCTGGTTCAGGCGGCCCGCTCGTTCGCCGAGCGACTGAGCCGCCACCTGCACGACGTGCTCCCCGAGTGGCGGTTCACGCTTGGGGTCTCACGGCCGTATGCAGGCGCGAGCGGGATCGCGGAAGGCTACCGGGAGGCGAGTCACGCGGCCCGACTCGGGCACACCGCCTGGAGCACCCCATCTGTCATCGCGTACGCGGAACTCGGCGTGTACCGGTTCCTGCGCGAGGCGGGAGACTGGGAAGAGATGCGCCGGTTTGAGGAGGAGACGGTCGGCCGCCTGGCCGCGTATGACCAGCGGCATCAGGGGGAGTTGCTGAAGACGCTGGCGGCCTACCTTGCGCACAACTGCAACCTGAGTGAGACGGCCGACGCGCTGTTCATCCACACCAACACCCTGAAGTACCGTTTGAAGCGGATCGAGGAGATCACGGGGCGAAGTCTGGCCGACGCGGAAGGGCGCCTTCAACTTCACCTGGGGATGAAAATCCGCGCCTTGCTGGACGCTGAGGGGTAG